AGAAAAAGTAGGTGGAACTTGTCTTAATCGTGGCTGCACTCCTAAAAAGTTGATGGTGTATGCTGCCGATTTTGCGCTTCAGGAATCATTGGCGGTTAGTTATGGCTGGCAGGAATGTCAGCGTCAGCTTGATTGGTCTTTATTGATGCAAAAGATCCATCAGCGACTTGATAGTATTAGCAATTCTTTTACCAAGACATTTGCAGAAAAAGGAATTGAGCTAATTTATGGAGAAGCAAAGTTTATTGATAGTCGCACTGTAAAAGTAAACGACCAAGAAATTAGTGCCGATAAAATTTTAATCGCTGTAGGTGGACATCCTATCAAGCCAGACATTCCAGGAAAAGATTTAGCTATTACTTCTAGAGAAATGTTTCAGCTAAAAGAAATACCCCAAAAGCTAGCAATTGTTGGCGGTGGCTATATTGGCGTAGAGTTTGCCAGCATGATGAATGCCTTTGGTGCAGAAGTTGTGTTTATGGACACTAGTGAACTTATCTTATCTGGATTTGACAAAGATCTAAGAACAACAGTACAGCAGGGATTAATTGAGCGTGGGATCGAATTTATTGGTGAAACTACTGCCGAGAAAATAGAACAGGCTGGAAATAGATTACAACTTCACTTATCTGACGAGCAAACCATTACCGCAGATCGGGTATTGCTGGCAACAGGACGCGCACCAAATACTAAAAGCCTCGATCTAGATAAGGCAGGAGTCAAAGTAGGAGATAAAGGAGAAATTAAGGTAGATGAATTTTGTCGTACTGAAAACCAGCATA
This DNA window, taken from Pleurocapsa sp. FMAR1, encodes the following:
- the gorA gene encoding glutathione-disulfide reductase, producing the protein MANFDFLIIGAGTGGMAAAQKAAEYGAKVAVIEKEKVGGTCLNRGCTPKKLMVYAADFALQESLAVSYGWQECQRQLDWSLLMQKIHQRLDSISNSFTKTFAEKGIELIYGEAKFIDSRTVKVNDQEISADKILIAVGGHPIKPDIPGKDLAITSREMFQLKEIPQKLAIVGGGYIGVEFASMMNAFGAEVVFMDTSELILSGFDKDLRTTVQQGLIERGIEFIGETTAEKIEQAGNRLQLHLSDEQTITADRVLLATGRAPNTKSLDLDKAGVKVGDKGEIKVDEFCRTENQHIYAVGDCIDRVPLTPVAKAEALAVVETLYGKQPKSIDYTYVTSAVFSRPEAATVGMNEAEARDKYGDRINCHCDRTTPMLYSLADEANQETVTIKLITVGKEEKVVGVHMVGEHAADIIQCIGVAVRQGITKQDLDDSFGIHPTIGEEFMSM